A segment of the Capra hircus breed San Clemente chromosome 19, ASM170441v1, whole genome shotgun sequence genome:
CCCAAAGAGCCCTATTTTGTCAACTGGCCCTTCGCACGGTTCAGGTCACCTCCCGGCATGTTCCCAAATGTTTTCCCAAGGTCCCCACTGCCAAGACAGCCCAAACAcgatacaaacaaacaaaaataaacagaaagttcCAACACCAAGCAGACGCAGAGGTTTCAGGGGTTACTGGGGTTTTTCTTTTGCAGGAAGAGGTAGAAACAAAGTTATTGGATAAACAGTTTAAGAAGGGAATTTCAGCAGAAAACTTTAAGAGGACTGGGGGGGGCGGTTCAGCACAATCTTGCCTAGGTCAGGGAACAAAAGGCTGGCCATTAAGAACACACCCACAAAAATGTATCTTTAAAGAAATGGTAGTGGAGCTCAGAGAGAGGGGCTAAACCTCCACATCCCGGCCCATATTCCCGGGGCAACTCTAGTCCTCGCGCGGTCCTCACCACCCTCAAGCTCAAGGTGGAGGCTCCGGAAAGCCCAGCAGGGCAGGGCCCCGTAGGCGAATCGGCTCGGCCGGGGAGAAAGCGGGGCGCcgtctctcccttccctccaggtCGGCCGCGGCCAGGATCCGGCTCCACCCGGAGGACACCAACCGCCCGCAGGGACCAACTCGAACCTCTGAGTGCGTTCCCACCGCTCCTGCCAAGCGCAGGGATCCCTCGAACCTTCCACACACAACCCGCGGCGAGCGCGCCCCGCCACCCCGTCTCCGGTGTGGACCCGCGAGGTGCGGCCCGGCCCGGGTCCCCGCCCCGCCTTGGGAGCCGAGCTCGCGTCCGCCCAGGAGAAAACGGCGAGGGGCGAGGAGGAGCCGTCGGTCCTGGGGGCCGAGGACTGGGACTTTGTAGGCCAGTTGAACCGACACCTTCATCTCGCCCGCAAAGACCCAGCTCTCAGCTCCCGCGCGTCTCGGATTCCGGCTGCGCCCCCGACGGGCTTCCTGGTGGATCCGGCCGCCCACTTTCCACGcgcttgagagagagagagctgaggCGCTGGGTTTTCCCCAAGCGGCATCCCTCAAAGGCGGCATCCCCCAAAGGCAGCATCCTGCTCGCCTGACGTCCACCAGCCGGCTCCGAGACCAGCCCTCGAAGAGTTACACGACGCCCAGCGCGCGGCGGCGTCCGGGCCGCCGGGGCGCAGGCCGAAGGAcagggctggggcgggggaggcGCGGGGACCTAGCCTTTCCCCACCCTCCACCGCCAGCTGAGCGCAAGAGTTCCATGCAGAGAAACTTCGCCAAGATCCCACGCCGCGCCCGCAAGGCCCAGCGCCGCACCGCCTGGGTTACCTGCGCTCAGATCCGCCGGGCGCAAGGCCGGCCAGGCCGCTCGCACCGCTGGCCGTGCCCCGCGCTGCATCTGGGGGTCCGGGGGCACATCCGCCAGTCGGGCCCAGCACCCCGACGTTCCAGGGCCCCGCGCAAGCCAGGCCGGGGGCCGGGGCCTCGCTCGACCTGCCTGGGACCTGGGggcggccgccgccgcctccccaaGGAGCGCGAGCCGGGCGCCGCGAGGAGAGGAGCGGGGTGGCGAGACCCCTCGAAAGTTGGGGGAGTTCCTCCCGCTGGCGGCGCGGCCCGAGCTGGCTCCACGTGCTGGTGACACATCAGGAAGGCTGCGCGCCCCACGGCTCCAGGCGGGCGGACGCGGCCAGCGCCCGCCCGCACCGCCTCCCGGAGCCCGGAGGacgcgccccgccccggcccgccctCCGCCCGCCCCTcggcgccgccgcccccgccccgggccgCCGAGTCCGCTCCAGCCGGCAGCACCGGCGGCACCGGCGGCACCCGCGGGAGGACACCCGGGCGGGGTCGGGGCGGCACTGGCGCCCCTTGCCCTGGCCGTCCGCGCAGCCCCGGGGATCGAGTCCGGCCTTGGGCTGCCAGACTCGACAGTCTCCAGTGCCTTCCTCCCAGGCACGCAGCGCTTCCCGCCCCCGAGCTCCAGtaattttcccttttcctcctctgaCCGGTCGGAGGCCGCTGCCAGCGCTTCCTCCCTCGAAGGCCGGCGCCGAGAGCCCCCTGCCGGCCGCTCCGCTCCCGGGCCGCGTCCCCTGCCCGCCTTAACCTCCCCACCAGGAGCCTGCGGGCCGGGCCAGGCCCTTCTCCTGGGcaaatcaaagtgaaagtgaagtcactcagtcgtgtccgactctttgtgaccccatggactgtaacctaccaggctccatccatgggattttccaggca
Coding sequences within it:
- the LOC108638254 gene encoding uncharacterized protein LOC108638254; amino-acid sequence: MPPLRDAAWGKPSASALSLSSAWKVGGRIHQEARRGRSRNPRRAGAESWVFAGEMKVSVQLAYKVPVLGPQDRRLLLAPRRFLLGGRELGSQGGAGTRAGPHLAGPHRRRGGGARSPRVVCGRFEGSLRLAGAVGTHSEVRVGPCGRLVSSGWSRILAAADLEGRERRRPAFSPAEPIRLRGPALLGFPEPPP